A part of Myxococcales bacterium genomic DNA contains:
- a CDS encoding DUF3277 family protein: MHAFEQYDPENYSVIFNGIPIEGFAEDDFIDIEFDSEGYQDQIGADGHVVRYKTCDQRATITFTLMSTSPSNKLLSVMYNADIKSPNGIGVGPLLIRNTQGATVFMGTQAWIQKMPKTTLGKNIGDKEWVIRVAKLEAFISQ, encoded by the coding sequence ATGCACGCATTTGAGCAATACGATCCAGAAAATTACTCGGTGATATTTAATGGCATTCCCATCGAGGGCTTTGCTGAAGATGATTTTATCGACATTGAGTTCGATTCTGAAGGTTATCAAGACCAGATTGGCGCTGATGGCCATGTGGTGCGTTATAAAACCTGTGACCAGCGAGCAACCATCACCTTTACATTGATGTCCACGTCACCCAGCAACAAATTGCTCTCGGTCATGTACAACGCTGATATCAAATCCCCCAATGGCATAGGCGTGGGCCCTCTGCTTATTAGAAACACCCAAGGTGCCACTGTGTTTATGGGTACCCAAGCCTGGATCCAAAAGATGCCCAAAACAACGCTGGGCAAAAATATCGGTGACAAAGAGTGGGTGATACGGGTGGCTAAACTTGAAGCATTCATATCT